From a region of the Helianthus annuus cultivar XRQ/B chromosome 5, HanXRQr2.0-SUNRISE, whole genome shotgun sequence genome:
- the LOC110881921 gene encoding activating signal cointegrator 1 complex subunit 2 isoform X2, which yields MQEKKLLDLPKLLDICAIYGHENEDLTRLIVTNAIKAQPLIHDSFTAAISHFLNIVHTMYERCTTSLEVLFSSREVQDNSFTQLQTDYLEIMDFINDAIVSMDALVTAYNYAAVYFSSPVETSYGSDEMVKIFARLHDSLLPALQQGFRIIFTAEKDKLAEVVVSLKMLASRIVKFSWNLLNFSYLSEEVFNESAYFPSSSKIFPAQVEDPVIRSDILVQTFREISEECSTVHEGKNAMSLLQSVEKSYQLMSRLELLKNQGWILMDDEQLRFLSGIISVANGANVLLLPSNKVVEMDEDNAITESKISQVKDLFPDYGNGFISACLDVYNDNPEEVIQRILEGTLDKDLQSLNTSLAVLPPKTAAPPVGKKDKGKGKLVEPELDYVPPKPRIEGPSSTSSSSVGRFVRKSTANVPDSEILNSKDETSKSFALKSLLEYEDEYDDSFDDLGLSVGDAGLDDLSEKVTSNEVSASEASKWGSRQRPQFYVKDGKNYSYKVSGSVAAANYNEASIVNQAQKELIHGLGRGGNFPLGAAQKVMEVNERKYVGEQNMDKKDVNAPVKSNKGQYDEQGGRGRGRGWGRGNIGKEQNVSESNEGEGRGRGRGWGRGNIGKEQNVTESNEGEDSNGGIGERGRGGRGRGGRRGGGRSNNYRKDQAMKKHLSGLGGF from the exons ATGCAG GAAAAGAAGTTGCTCGACTTGCCTAAGTTGCTAGATATATGTGCCATATATGGTCATGAGAATGAAGACCTGACTCGATTAATT GTTACGAACGCGATAAAGGCCCAGCCTTTGATCCACGACAGTTTTACCGCTGCTATTTCTCATTTTCTTAACATAGTTCATACCATGTATGAGCGCTGCACCACATCTTTAGAG GTTCTATTTTCATCCCGTGAAGTCCAAGACAATAGTTTCACTCAACTTCAGACAGATTATCTTGAG ATAATGGATTTTATAAACGATGCTATTGTATCAATGGACGCTTTAGTTACCGCTTACAATTACGCAGCGGTCTATTTTTCGTCCCCTGTTGAAACAAG TTACGGAAGTGATGAAATGGTGAAAATCTTTGCAAGACTGCATGATTCTTTATTGCCAGCTTTGCAGCAAGGGTTTCGAATAATATTTACCGCAGAAAAAGATAAACTAGCGGAAGTTGTCGTTAGTCTGAAGATGTTAGCATCTAGAATAGTTAAATTTAGTTGGAATTTACTGAATTTTAGTTACTTAAGTGAAGAAGTGTTTAACGAAAGCGCTTATTTTCCATCTTCGTCGAAGATATTCCCAGCGCAAGTGGAAGATCCGGTTATCCGTTCCGACATTCTGGTTCAGACGTTTCGGGAAATAAGCGAAGAATGTTCAACCGTTCACGAGGGTAAGAACGCAATGTCATTGCTACAAAGTGTTGAAAAGAGTTACCAGTTAATGAGCAGACTCGAGTTATTAAAGAATCAAGGGTGGATCTTGATGGATGATGAACAATTGCGGTTTCTTTCTGGAATTATATCGGTTGCTAATGGCGCGAATGTATTGCTTTTGCCGTCAAATAAAGTGGTTGAAATGGATGAAGATAATGCGATAACGGAATCGAAAATCAGTCAAGTGAAAGACTTGTTTCCTGATTACGGTAATGGATTCATTTCCGCTTGTCTTGACGTGTATAATGACAACCCTGAGGAAGTTATTCAGAGGATTCTAGAAGGAACTCTCGATAAGGATCTTCAATCTCTCAATACTTCTCTAGCGGTGCTGCCGCCCAAAACCGCCGCACCTCCGGTTGGCAAAAAAGATAAAGGAAAAGGGAAGTTAGTTGAACCCGAACTTGATTATGTACCGCCAAAGCCACGTATCGAGGGTCCATCTTCGACGTCATCGTCTTCGGTAGGAAGATTTGTACGGAAATCTACAGCGAACGTGCCCGATTCCGAAATTCTTAATTCGAAAGACGAAACATCAAAATCTTTTGCTCTTAAATCACTTCTTGAGTATGAAGATGAATACGATGATTCGTTTGATGATCTTGGTTTAAGCGTCGGTGATGCAGGACTTGACGATTTGAGTGAAAAGGTAACCTCTAATGAGGTTTCGGCTTCCGAAGCGTCTAAATGGGGGTCAAGACAAAGGCCGCAATTTTACGTGAAAGATGGTAAGAATTATAGTTATAAAGTATCGGGCTCAGTGGCGGCTGCGAATTACAACGAAGCGTCGATAGTGAATCAAGCACAGAAAGAACTGATTCACGGGCTCGGGCGTGGAGGTAATTTCCCATTAGGTGCGGCACAAAAGGTGATGGAAGTAAACGAAAGAAAATATGTTGGTGAACAGAACATGGACAAAAAAGACGTTAATGCCCCTGTGAAATCGAACAAAGGGCAGTACGATGAGCAAGGCGGACGTGGGAGAGGGAGAGGATGGGGTAGGGGCAATATTGGAAAAGAACAAAATGTGAGCGAGTCAAACGAAGGGGAGGGACGTGGGAGAGGGAGAGGATGGGGTAGGGGTAATATTGGAAAAGAACAAAATGTGACGGAGTCAAATGAAGGGGAGGATAGTAACGGGGGTATTGGTGAACGGGGTAGAGGTGGTAGAGGGAGAGGCGGGCGGAGAGGAGGTGGGAGGAGTAATAACTATAGGAAAGACCAAGCTATGAAAAAACACCTTTCTGGACTCGGCGGGTTTTGA
- the LOC110881921 gene encoding activating signal cointegrator 1 complex subunit 2 isoform X1 codes for MSNHQRYSSKNKTHQQRFVPKSSQPLNQNPNPNPTLSDSLRKQQSLSSSRPQSGDDGGSFVNYLPQDEAVAAGLGAEEGGLDPVESQRVVDLLNRECSRLLKLNAKDFWKQVASDTSLHAFLESFLKYRSRWYDFPYRGAKGIVAGVIVGEHELNRRVFMILYRMSSNRDPGAKASDSLSARDHAVILQEKKLLDLPKLLDICAIYGHENEDLTRLIVTNAIKAQPLIHDSFTAAISHFLNIVHTMYERCTTSLEVLFSSREVQDNSFTQLQTDYLEIMDFINDAIVSMDALVTAYNYAAVYFSSPVETSYGSDEMVKIFARLHDSLLPALQQGFRIIFTAEKDKLAEVVVSLKMLASRIVKFSWNLLNFSYLSEEVFNESAYFPSSSKIFPAQVEDPVIRSDILVQTFREISEECSTVHEGKNAMSLLQSVEKSYQLMSRLELLKNQGWILMDDEQLRFLSGIISVANGANVLLLPSNKVVEMDEDNAITESKISQVKDLFPDYGNGFISACLDVYNDNPEEVIQRILEGTLDKDLQSLNTSLAVLPPKTAAPPVGKKDKGKGKLVEPELDYVPPKPRIEGPSSTSSSSVGRFVRKSTANVPDSEILNSKDETSKSFALKSLLEYEDEYDDSFDDLGLSVGDAGLDDLSEKVTSNEVSASEASKWGSRQRPQFYVKDGKNYSYKVSGSVAAANYNEASIVNQAQKELIHGLGRGGNFPLGAAQKVMEVNERKYVGEQNMDKKDVNAPVKSNKGQYDEQGGRGRGRGWGRGNIGKEQNVSESNEGEGRGRGRGWGRGNIGKEQNVTESNEGEDSNGGIGERGRGGRGRGGRRGGGRSNNYRKDQAMKKHLSGLGGF; via the exons ATGTCAAACCATCAACGATACTCTAGCAAGAACAAAACCCACCAACAAAGATTCGTACCCAAATCGTCCCAACCCCTCAATCAAAACCCAAACCCCAATCCGACCCTTTCCGATTCTCTTCGAAAGCAACAATCTTTATCGTCTAGTAGACCCCAAAGTGGTGATGATGGTGGCAGTTTTGTAAATTACTTGCCGCAGGATGAAGCGGTTGCGGCGGGTTTAGGTGCTGAAGAAGGGGGTTTGGATCCGGTGGAGTCTCAGAGAGTTGTTGATTTGTTGAATAGAGAGTGTTCTAGATTGCTCAAGCTTAATGCTAAAGATTTTTGGAAACAAG TGGCTAGTGATACTTCGCTTCATGCTtttcttgaaagtttcttgaaGTATAGAAGTAGATGGTATGACTTTCCTTATCGTGGAGCCAAGGGAATAGTTGCAGGAGTGATTGTCGGTGAGCATGAGCTAAACCGACGCGTGTTTATGATTCTTTACCGCat GTCTTCGAATCGGGATCCTGGTGCTAAGGCATCCGATAGTCTAAGTGCAAGAGATCATGCAG TCATTTTGCAGGAAAAGAAGTTGCTCGACTTGCCTAAGTTGCTAGATATATGTGCCATATATGGTCATGAGAATGAAGACCTGACTCGATTAATT GTTACGAACGCGATAAAGGCCCAGCCTTTGATCCACGACAGTTTTACCGCTGCTATTTCTCATTTTCTTAACATAGTTCATACCATGTATGAGCGCTGCACCACATCTTTAGAG GTTCTATTTTCATCCCGTGAAGTCCAAGACAATAGTTTCACTCAACTTCAGACAGATTATCTTGAG ATAATGGATTTTATAAACGATGCTATTGTATCAATGGACGCTTTAGTTACCGCTTACAATTACGCAGCGGTCTATTTTTCGTCCCCTGTTGAAACAAG TTACGGAAGTGATGAAATGGTGAAAATCTTTGCAAGACTGCATGATTCTTTATTGCCAGCTTTGCAGCAAGGGTTTCGAATAATATTTACCGCAGAAAAAGATAAACTAGCGGAAGTTGTCGTTAGTCTGAAGATGTTAGCATCTAGAATAGTTAAATTTAGTTGGAATTTACTGAATTTTAGTTACTTAAGTGAAGAAGTGTTTAACGAAAGCGCTTATTTTCCATCTTCGTCGAAGATATTCCCAGCGCAAGTGGAAGATCCGGTTATCCGTTCCGACATTCTGGTTCAGACGTTTCGGGAAATAAGCGAAGAATGTTCAACCGTTCACGAGGGTAAGAACGCAATGTCATTGCTACAAAGTGTTGAAAAGAGTTACCAGTTAATGAGCAGACTCGAGTTATTAAAGAATCAAGGGTGGATCTTGATGGATGATGAACAATTGCGGTTTCTTTCTGGAATTATATCGGTTGCTAATGGCGCGAATGTATTGCTTTTGCCGTCAAATAAAGTGGTTGAAATGGATGAAGATAATGCGATAACGGAATCGAAAATCAGTCAAGTGAAAGACTTGTTTCCTGATTACGGTAATGGATTCATTTCCGCTTGTCTTGACGTGTATAATGACAACCCTGAGGAAGTTATTCAGAGGATTCTAGAAGGAACTCTCGATAAGGATCTTCAATCTCTCAATACTTCTCTAGCGGTGCTGCCGCCCAAAACCGCCGCACCTCCGGTTGGCAAAAAAGATAAAGGAAAAGGGAAGTTAGTTGAACCCGAACTTGATTATGTACCGCCAAAGCCACGTATCGAGGGTCCATCTTCGACGTCATCGTCTTCGGTAGGAAGATTTGTACGGAAATCTACAGCGAACGTGCCCGATTCCGAAATTCTTAATTCGAAAGACGAAACATCAAAATCTTTTGCTCTTAAATCACTTCTTGAGTATGAAGATGAATACGATGATTCGTTTGATGATCTTGGTTTAAGCGTCGGTGATGCAGGACTTGACGATTTGAGTGAAAAGGTAACCTCTAATGAGGTTTCGGCTTCCGAAGCGTCTAAATGGGGGTCAAGACAAAGGCCGCAATTTTACGTGAAAGATGGTAAGAATTATAGTTATAAAGTATCGGGCTCAGTGGCGGCTGCGAATTACAACGAAGCGTCGATAGTGAATCAAGCACAGAAAGAACTGATTCACGGGCTCGGGCGTGGAGGTAATTTCCCATTAGGTGCGGCACAAAAGGTGATGGAAGTAAACGAAAGAAAATATGTTGGTGAACAGAACATGGACAAAAAAGACGTTAATGCCCCTGTGAAATCGAACAAAGGGCAGTACGATGAGCAAGGCGGACGTGGGAGAGGGAGAGGATGGGGTAGGGGCAATATTGGAAAAGAACAAAATGTGAGCGAGTCAAACGAAGGGGAGGGACGTGGGAGAGGGAGAGGATGGGGTAGGGGTAATATTGGAAAAGAACAAAATGTGACGGAGTCAAATGAAGGGGAGGATAGTAACGGGGGTATTGGTGAACGGGGTAGAGGTGGTAGAGGGAGAGGCGGGCGGAGAGGAGGTGGGAGGAGTAATAACTATAGGAAAGACCAAGCTATGAAAAAACACCTTTCTGGACTCGGCGGGTTTTGA